CCTTCACAAAATAAGTCCCTCTTTTTTTGATAGAATTCATTCAGGTATATGTACCGGGAGGGTTCTGTCATGTATTCTGCCAGAGCATATTGCATTGGCGTGCAACTGCTAAAAGTAAGAAACTGATGGATCTTTCTGAATTCAGATGTCAGATCTTTTGGGGCAAGACAATAGCCCAATTTCCAACCGGTAATATGAAAGGTCTTCCCAAAAGAACAGCACACAAAAGTCCTTTCTCTCAGTAGTGAGTGGGTCATTAAAGAAAGGTGTTTCTTTCCGTCAAAGGTAATATGTTCATATACCTCATCACTGACCACATAAATCTCCCTGTCTTTGATCAACTCCGCAAGGGTATTCAGGTCTTCCTGAGTCCATACATAGCCACAGGGATTATGTGGTGTATTGACCATGATCAACCTTGTTTTATCAGTTATGGCAGCTTTAACTTTTCCCCAGTCAACAGAAAAATCCGGTAAATTCAAGGAGACATAAACCGGTACACCTCCATTCAGCACCACTGCAGGGGCATAACTGTCATAGGCAGGTTCCAACAAAATGACCTCATCTCCATTTCTGACTACGGCAGTCACAGCAGCATAGAGTGCTTCTGTAGCTCCCGAGACTACCGTTATCTCTTCTTCCGCATTCAATTGGATGTCATATAAGATTTTGGTTTTTTCTGCCAAACGGTTTTTCAAATCCTCCACGCCACTCATTGGGGCATATTGATTGAATCCCTTCCTCAAATATTCACTTACCAGATCCTGTAAGTAAGGGTAACAATCAAATCCCGGAAAACCCTGTGATAAGTTTATGGCTTTATTATCCGCAGCTAATTTCGACATTACAGTGAAAATTGTCGTTCCGACTTGTGGCAATTTAGAATTGATCATATTTCAGTTGGTGGAATTTTCTGACACTTTTTTCTTATCAAATAAAAAAACGATGAAACCTATCAATATTATACCCAATCCGAAAAGGCTTTCTTTTGGACGGTCATATAACATGAAAACCATTATCCAAATGCTAAAAAAAATATAAATCACGGACAACCAAGGCTTAAATGGACTTCTGAATCCCTCTGCTTTTTTCAACAACATTGAAGAACCTATGGTCATGGTACCCATCAGTTGCAATACAAATCCTGCATAAAGCAACACGGCTTCAAATGATCCTGAAAACATCAGAATCAAACTGACAGCTGTATTGAACCAAATAGCACGGACAGGAACTCCTTTGGAATTCACCTTGCCCAAAGGTTTCCAAAATCTGAATTCTTTGGCCATGGCATTGGTAACTCTCGGACCAACCCAAGTATAGCCGCTAATGGTAGCGATCAATTGTATTCCGATAAAAAGACTCACCCAAAAAACTCCCTGCTGTCCAAAAAGATTGCCAAAAGCCAAGGTAGCTACCTGAACTTTGCCGGAAAGCTGTTCAATGCTGGCATGTTTCAACAATACCAACTGAATAAGTACATACAACAACATCACCAAAAAAGTAGCTGAAATCAAAGCTTTGGGCAAACTTATTCTAGGTGAATCTATTTCCTCCACAATATATGCAGCCGAATTCCATCCGGTATAAGCATAAAAAACAAAAACCATTGATACGGCAAAACCTGGCCTCACAATTTCTTTTGTCCAGGAAGAACTGAAATCAAAACTGCTTTCGACTAAGCCAGGAGCCCATAAAGCGCCAATCACAATCAAAGAAAAAACGAATACCAATTTAATTGTGGTAAGAATATTCTGAACCGTTCCGGATTGCGAGACGGAGTAGGAATGAAATACACTGACCAGAAGAATGGAAGCAATACCTAAAGACAGGCTGTTATTATATCCGATGAGCGGCTCCCAATATTGGACCATCGCCATGGCCGCAATAGCGATTGGGGCTGAAAAACCTACTGTAAGTGAAATCCAAGCATATAAATAACCCGCAACCGGGTGAAAGATTCTGGAAAGAAAAACATAATCGCCACCGGATTTTTTGAAATGGGTTCCCAATTCAGCATAAACAAGCGCTCCAATTAGCGCCATCCCTCCTCCTATCATCCATAGTAAAATGATGCTCCAGGTATTTTGGCTATCCATTACTTGAAAACCCAAGCTAGTAAAAACTCCAGTCCCAACCATATTGGCAATTACCAGTCCTGCTGCAGTCTTCCATCCAATTTTTTGTTTACTTTCCAAAGGTTAAAGGGGTTTTGTGTTCTTGGTTCTTGCCTCTTGTTTCTTGGCTCTAATTTCTCGCCTCTCGCTTCTTTGCTTCTTAATTTTAAAATCTAAAATCTAAAATCTCAAATCTACCCTTTACCTCTCTCCCTTGGTTCTCCTCTCTCAAATCGCTACTTTTGCGGCACCAAAAGCTAATTACAATAAACCCTAGAAAATAATTTTATGAGAGATATCAAGCTAGTTGAGGTCCGTTCAGAAATCGCCGCCGGTACAAGAGGGGCAAGTCTTGGAATTGATGCTCTAAAAATAGCAAGTCTGGACAAGACTTCTGATTTTTTTACCAAGTTTGAACCGGTACATGTTCAGGATGCCAATAATTTTCTGTTTAGGGGAAATAAATTTCCAAATGCCAAATATATCGATGGGGTTTACCATGTACTGAAAAATGTCTACAGTAGCATCGAATCGCTTAGGTTGGACAAAAAATTTCCCATTGTCCTAGCCGGAGACCATTCCACTGCTGCCGGCACCATTATGGGGATCAAAGCTGCCCAACCTGAAAAAAGATTGGGTGTGATCTGGATAGATGCGCATGCCGATTTACATACTCCTTACACCACCCCTTCCGGCAATATGCACGGCATGCCCTTGGCCATGTGCATTCAAACAGACAACCTGGAATGTCAGGTCAATGAACTTTCAGAAGAGACCATCCTTTTTTGGGAAAAAATCAAGAAAATTGGTGGTGATTTCCCGAAAATAAAGCCTGAAGACATTGTGTTTATTTCAGTGAGGGATACAGAAGAACCTGAGGATTTTCTTATAGAAAAATATAAAATAAAAAACTTCCCAACGGCAGAGGTAAGATCAAAAGGTATCAAAAAGGTAGCACAGGAAACCCTTGCAATCTTAAAAGATTGCGATCAGATTTACATATCTTTTGATGTGGACAGTCTGGATTCTTCTATTTCATTAGGTACAGGAACTCCCGTACCGGATGGCCTGACAGTGGAAGAAGCTCTTCAACTCAATGAAGAATTGATCAAGGATAAAAGAGTATGTTGTTGGGAAATAGTGGAAGTAAATCCTACTTTGGATTCAGAAAACCTCATGGCCGAAAATGCCTTTGATATTCTGGAAGCCACTACCAAATCGCTTGTCGAAAATTTCTGAAAAAATAATGAACCTTACTAAGGCAGTTTATAAATAGAAAATGAATTTAGAAAGACAGATTATATATTCCCTTGAACAGGCTTTTAAAGAACTGTTTGACCATCAAGTAGGTGAAGAGGAAATATCTCTTCAGCCTACCAAAAAAGAGTTTGAAGGAACATTCACTTTTGTGGTTTTCCCGTTTTTGAAAGTCACCAAGCTCAATCCTGAAATCAGCGGTGCCAAAATCGGTGAATACCTCGTTTCCAACTGTGCACCAGTAAATGCCTTTAATGTGGTTAAAGGTTTCCTCAACATTTCCGTAAGTGAAGCATCCTGGCTTGAGATTTTCAAAGGATTATACCAGAATAAGTCCTTGGGTCAAATGCCTGCAAATGGACAGAAAGTGATGGTGGAATACAGTTCCCCAAACACCAACAAACCTCTCCACCTGGGACACCTGAGAAATAATTTTCTTGGATATGCTGTTTCGGAAATATTGAAAGCAAACGGCTACGAGGTCATCAAAGCCAATTTGGTAAATGATCGCGGTATCCATATCTGCAAATCCATGGTGGCATACAGACATTGTGGAAATGGTGAAACTCCTGAATCAAGCGGTTTAAAAGGTGATCATTTGGCAGGTAAATACTATGTGATTTTTGATAAAGAGTACAAAAAACAGATCTCAGATCTGGTTGGGAAAGGACATATTGAGGAAGAAGCCAAAAAAATCGCTCCCCTGATACTGGAAGCTCAGGATATGCTACGCCTTTGGGAAGCCGGTGATGAGGAAGTAGTCAGTCTTTGGAAAAAAATGAATTCCTGGGTTTATGCAGGTTTTGAAGCCACTTATAAGAAGATGGGGGTTGATTTTGATAAATTTTATTATGAATCAGACACCTACTTATTAGGTAAAGATATTGTCGAAGAAGGACTATCAAAGGGGATTTTTTACAAAAAGGAAAACGGTTCTGTGTGGGTAGATCTCAGCGGGGAAGGATTGGATGAAAAACTTGTATTGAGAGCTGATGGCACTTCTGTGTACATTACCCAGGATATGGGAACTTGCGAATTGAAGTATAGTGATTTCAAATTCGATAAATCAGTCTATGTTGTTGGCAATGAACAGGACTATCATTTTGATGTATTGTTCAAAATCATGCGTAAACTGGAAAGGCCTTATGGCAATGGTCTGTATCACCTTTCCTATGGCATGGTGGATTTGCCCACAGGTAAAATGAAATCACGTGAAGGGACTGTGGTCGATGCAGATGATCTGATGGATGAGATGATCGCTACTGCCGAATCGCACACCAAAGAGCTTGGAAAAATTGAAGGATTCAACCCTGAACAGGCCAAGGAACTTTACGAGATTCTTGGTATGGGAGCTTTGAAATACTTTCTTTTGAAAGTAGACCCTAAAAAAAGAATGCTGTTTAACCCTCAGGAATCCATTGAATTCCAAGGGAATACAGGCCCTTTTATCCAATATTCCCATGCCCGGATCTCGTCAATTTTGAGAAAAGCAGATCAGATTGGAGTGGATTACGATCCAACCGGGTTTTCGGATTTGGATACACTTCAGGATGCAGAGAGAGATTTAATTGTAATTTTGTCTGATTTTGAGAAAAAAATCAAACAGGCAGGAGAAGAATTTTCCCCTTCCCAAATTGCACAGTATTTATTTGACCTGGCAAAGGAATATAATAGGTTCTATGCAGAGTTATCCATCTTCAATGAATCGGATTCCCAAGTACAGTCCTTTAGAATAGCACTTTCTTCATTGACTGCAAAAACAATCAAAGCAGGTATGAAGTTATTAGGAATAAAAGTCCCAGATCGAATGTAACTATGAAAAAAATCTTAATCGTTTTCGCCATCATCGCGTTTGCTTGTACTTCAAGCGTACAAAAACAAAAAACCGATAGCAATCAAATCACAAGTCTTGAACAACTTCTTATGGAAAAATCCATTTATGATTTCAAAATGAAAGATATCAACGGCGAAGAAGTTGATTTCTCTAAATTCAAAGGTCAAAAGTTATTGTTGGTAAATGTGGCTTCCAAGTGTGGCTATACTCCTCAATATGCCGATCTGCAGAAATTGCATGAAGCCCATGGAGACAAAGTAACCATTATCGGATTCCCTGCAAATAATTTTGGCGGTCAGGAGCCTGGTACCAATGAAGAAATCAAACAATTCTGCTCTGAGAATTATGGTGTCACTTTCAAAATGATGGATAAAGTGTCAGTGAAAGGTTCTGACAAGGATCCCTTGTACAGATGGCTTTCAGACAAGGATTTGAATGGTTGGAATGACAAGGAACCATCTTGGAATTTCTGTAAATATTTAATCAATGAAAATGGAGAATTGGTCAAGTTTTTCCCTTCTTCGGTCAAACCAATGGATGAAGAAATAATCAAATTAATTGAAGCTTAGTAGAAGTTGTTTATAACCACAGGGCCTGTTTCTTTTTGGAAACAGGTCTTTTTTGTATTATTGCCAAAATTTGAACCGTGGAGATTACTTTATCCAATAAAAAACAAGCTTGGCTTCATGCCATTAGATTAAGAACCCTCCCATTGGCCTTGTCCAGCATTCTGACGGGTTCATTTTTAGCTGCATTCTATCAGGTTTTCAGAATTGAGGTTTTTGTTCTTGCGGCACTTACGACCGTCTTTCTTCAAATCCTTTCGAATTTATCCAATGATTATGGAGATAGTGTCCATGGGGCAGACAGCAAAGACAGGGAAGGTCCTATCCGTGCAGTTCAATCAGGTGTCATCAGTCTTATGGAAATGAAAAGAGCTATGATCTTAGTGGGATCACTTTCGTTGGTTTCAGGTCTCTTATTGCTCTATGTTTCACTGGAAGACTGGAAACTTTTTTTTATCTTTTTAGGACTCGGAATTGCAGCAATATTTGCAGCAGTATCCTATACATCAGGGAAAAATCCTTATGGCTATATCGGTTTGGGGGACATCTCAGTTTTTTTGTTTTTTGGACTTTTAGGAGTTATCGGGACATATTTCCTGCACAGTCTTTCTTTCAACCCTTCCATTTTGATGCCGGCAGTTTCTTTAGGGTTTTTCAGTACTGCCGTTTTGAATATCAATAATATCAGAGATATTACTTCAGACACCAAAGCTGGAAAAAAATCCATCCCGGTCAGAATAGGAAGAAAAAATGCGGTAGTCTACAATTGGCTTTTGATCTTAGGAGGAAATGTCTTTTTGTTGTTCTTTGCCTTGTCCCAGCAAAACTGGGGATGTTTAACGGCACTTTTTATTTTGCCACTGATGATAAAAGTTGGTATTGGCGTTAAAAATGAGAAAATTTCCAAAAATCTGGATCCCTATCTCAAGAAAATGGCTGTTTCAACCCTACTTTGGGTTCTGGCTTTTGGGGCAGGAATATTATTTTTTTAGATAAATAGCTAAAGCTATTGATGGTATTGATGTATTTTTTGTATTTTCCTGCATCAATAAACACCCTATATCATGAAAACTATTCTTGTACCCTACGATTTTTCCAAAGAAGCTGGTTATGCTTTGGATTTTGCCAAAGAAATGGCTGAAAGAACCCAAAACCATCTTAAACTTTTCCATGTCATAGAACTACCTACTCCCCAGAGCTTTAACAGTTTTGGTGAAGCCGGCGCTTTCAGCAATGAAGGCTCACAGATTTTTATGATAGAGTTGATAGATAAAAGGAAAAAGCAAATGGCCGAATTTGAGGCAAAATATAAAGACCAAGGTTTTTCTTTTGAAACCAAAATGGTTTTTGGTAATCCTTTTGCCGGCATCTCCAAAGAAATACTGGATGCCAAAGCTGATATTGTTATTATGGGAAGCAAGGGTTCTTCAGGCATTGAGGAAGTTTTGATAGGAAGCAATACCGAAAAAGTGGTCCGGAATTCCAGTTGCCCGGTTTTGACAATCAAAAGCAAGGTTTCTCCCAAGGATATCCAAAAAGTGGTTTTTGCAAGCGACTTCAATGAGGTGCCCGGAGATGTGGTAGCAAGACTTAAGACTGCCATAGCTACAATAAACGCTGAACTACATCTTGTAAAAATAAATACTCCGAGCATTTTTGAAAATACCAGGACCTCTAAAGAAAAAATGAAGGCATTTGTGGAAGATTTTGAGGTTGAGGCAGCATCCATGGAGGTGTACAACAGTGCGTCAGAGGAAGATGGAATTTTGGAATATGCAGAAGATATGAACGCGGATATGATTGCTATGGCAACTCATGGCAGAACAGGTTTCTTGCATCTATTGAGCGGCAGTATTGCTGAAGATGTGGTCAATGCAGCCAAAAGACCTGTATGGACTATGAAATCAAAAAAATAACATGTCCAAAAATAAAAACAACGATTGGAAGAAAAGGGATGGTGTAGTGTTTTCGACCCGTGAAGATTTCAATTTTGATTTTGGTGGAAATCCTGAGGCAGAAACAATTCCTGCCAAACAGCAAAACCTGAAAGTCATGTTGGATAAAAAATCCAGGGGAGGCAAGCAAGTGACTTTGATCGAAGGTTTTATTGGAAAAGAAGATGACCTCAAAGAGCTTGGAAAACTTCTGAAAAGCAAATGTGGTGTAGGGGGAAGTGCCAAAGACGGTGAAATACTCATCCAGGGAGACCATAGAGATAAGGTATTGCAAATCTTACTTCAGGAGGGCTACAAAGCCAAAAAATCCGGTGGATAATTTCATCCAACATCAAAAATATGATCCCATTTAGAAAAACACCAAGTTTTAAATAAGCTTGGTGTTTTCTTTAAATCAATAACCGGCAATGAAATGATAAACAGGCTTCGCTATTTTTTAGAATTAATCCTTTTGCTTCCCTTTTTGCCATTTTTCTATTTTAAGGAAAAAAAACTTAGAGAGACCATAATCAAATTGAAACCTCAAAGTGAATTCCTGGAATTGGGTTTTGACAAGGATGTCAAAAATATTTTGATCATAGGAGAATCTACCGCAGCGGGAGTTGGTGCCAGTACACAAGAAAAAACATTTGCCGCGCAGATCTATCACCAAAGCGACAAAGATTTCAATATCTATAATCTTGGGAAAAATGGACTCAAAGCAGGAAGACTAAAGAGACTATTGGCACACGCCAAACAGGAAATTCCTGAAAAGTTTGAAATTGCCATTATTTTGATCGGGGCCAATGACTGTTTCAAATTCACTCCGCCCGGAAGATTCAGTCATCAATTGAAGGAATTCATAGAATTATTGCTAAATCAAAAATCAGTTCAACAGGTAATCCTGCTTTCCATAGCACCTGTCCAACATTTCCCATTAATTCCTGGAATCATGCGGTTTTTTTTGGGAATGCACAGGAGTATTTTGACAAGAGAATTGAAGTCTTTGCGGAAGAATATCCCTGGGTTGGATTTCAATAATTTCAAATTCGAAATATCTTCTGAATTCCTTGCCTCAGATGGTATCCATCCTTCGGACAAGGGCTATGAATTGATGGCAAAAGAAACGATCAAGTCAATTCAAAAAAAGGTGATCCCTATGGAGTCGTCTAAAAGGTTAAAGAATTGACCGCAAACTGAAAAAAAATGAAACAATTCATTTCAAGATTTACTTTGGTGGTCAGGGATTATGATGAGGCCATCGAATTTTATACCCAAAAACTCCATTTCGAACTTTTGGAAGACACAGCAATGTCAGAAACCAAAAGGTGGGTAAGAATAGCCCCTCCGGGATATCAGGAAGGCAACTGTGAAATCTTATTGGCAAAAGCGGTTGGAGAAGACCAGGAAAAATCAATAGGAAACCAAAGCGGCGGTAGGGTGTTTTTATTTTTATATACTGATGATTTTGAAAGAGACTACCAAAATCTCCTAGACAAAGGGATACGTATTTTCAGAGAAAAAAGCGTAGAATCCTATGGAAAAGTTGCAGTGTTCAAAGATTTGTACGGTAACCTTTGGGACCTTATTGAGCCTGTAAAACCCGACAAATAAGAAGAAATAATGAAATTGGCCAGAACTATTTCCATCATTGGACATCCTCTTCTTTTGGGAACCATTTATGTGGTTTTGATGAGTTTTCATAATCTGCCAATACAAACTGCGTTTGCGGTTTCTTTATCAGTCATCGTGCTGATTACTATTCCCATTATTTTTAATAATTGGAGAAAAACAAAAAAGGGAATCTATACCAATTTTGATGTTTCTGACCGGAAACAGCGAAAAGGATTTTACCCCTTTGCCATCATCCTGGTTATTGTTTTGCTTTTGGTTTTTTGGACTTTTGATTTTCCGGGAGAAGTGATTTTAAAATCACTGGTGTTCTTTGTCATGGTCTTGCTAATGGCCTTGATCAACCTTAAGCTAAAAGCATCCATGCATGCAGGGATTGCATTTTATATTGCTGTATCCGTTTTCAGCGTAGGTTTATTGCCGGGTTTAATGCTTTTGGGATTGGCCATCCTGATTTCTTGGTCAAGATTGGAACTGAAAAGACATAGCGAAATGGAAATCATCGTAGGCGGATGTATGGGAATTATTTTTGGATACTTGAGCCTGATTGTATAAATATTATTGATTAGTTGAAAACCAAAAGTGCCAAATAACCCATATAAAGTGCTAAAAGCAATCCGCCCTCCCACCTTTCAAGTGCCCTGCCTTTTCCTGTGAAAATAAACAAGAACAATAAAAGACCTGCTACAATATTTGTCAGTATATCTAAATTACTTGCCGGGTTGACCTGTACAGGTGTTATGATGGACGAAACACCCAAAATCAAAAACGTGTTGAAAATATTGGAACCGACCACATTGCCAATGGCAATATCCACTTTCTTCTTTCTCACTGCGGCAACAGACGTGGCCAACTCAGGAAGAGAAGTACCAATGGAAACGATAGTCAGGCCAATAATCCTTTCTGACATTCCGAATAAATGCGCCAATTCAACAGCATTATCCACAATCAATTTCCCTCCAAATACCAATCCTGCCAATCCGACCAAAATCCAAAAGATTGATTTCGTGGTGGTATAGCCTAAAGGTATTTCAATGCTCTCACCTGTTTCTTGACCATTTTTTGAAACCATAATATTATACACCAAAAAAATCGTG
This window of the Aquiflexum balticum DSM 16537 genome carries:
- a CDS encoding translation initiation factor, with protein sequence MSKNKNNDWKKRDGVVFSTREDFNFDFGGNPEAETIPAKQQNLKVMLDKKSRGGKQVTLIEGFIGKEDDLKELGKLLKSKCGVGGSAKDGEILIQGDHRDKVLQILLQEGYKAKKSGG
- a CDS encoding arginase, with product MRDIKLVEVRSEIAAGTRGASLGIDALKIASLDKTSDFFTKFEPVHVQDANNFLFRGNKFPNAKYIDGVYHVLKNVYSSIESLRLDKKFPIVLAGDHSTAAGTIMGIKAAQPEKRLGVIWIDAHADLHTPYTTPSGNMHGMPLAMCIQTDNLECQVNELSEETILFWEKIKKIGGDFPKIKPEDIVFISVRDTEEPEDFLIEKYKIKNFPTAEVRSKGIKKVAQETLAILKDCDQIYISFDVDSLDSSISLGTGTPVPDGLTVEEALQLNEELIKDKRVCCWEIVEVNPTLDSENLMAENAFDILEATTKSLVENF
- a CDS encoding calcium/sodium antiporter, yielding MIISIILLVLGFVLLVFGADKLVDAASALAANFGIPNIVIGLTIVAFGTSAPEMVVNIFAAVNGSSEMVMGNVLGSNIFNVLGILGISALIYPLTVKSNTTWIEIPLSLLAAVLIWILANDMLLNFQVNDFISRSDGLVLILFFTIFLVYNIMVSKNGQETGESIEIPLGYTTTKSIFWILVGLAGLVFGGKLIVDNAVELAHLFGMSERIIGLTIVSIGTSLPELATSVAAVRKKKVDIAIGNVVGSNIFNTFLILGVSSIITPVQVNPASNLDILTNIVAGLLLFLFIFTGKGRALERWEGGLLLALYMGYLALLVFN
- a CDS encoding glutathione peroxidase, which encodes MKKILIVFAIIAFACTSSVQKQKTDSNQITSLEQLLMEKSIYDFKMKDINGEEVDFSKFKGQKLLLVNVASKCGYTPQYADLQKLHEAHGDKVTIIGFPANNFGGQEPGTNEEIKQFCSENYGVTFKMMDKVSVKGSDKDPLYRWLSDKDLNGWNDKEPSWNFCKYLINENGELVKFFPSSVKPMDEEIIKLIEA
- a CDS encoding SGNH/GDSL hydrolase family protein — encoded protein: MINRLRYFLELILLLPFLPFFYFKEKKLRETIIKLKPQSEFLELGFDKDVKNILIIGESTAAGVGASTQEKTFAAQIYHQSDKDFNIYNLGKNGLKAGRLKRLLAHAKQEIPEKFEIAIILIGANDCFKFTPPGRFSHQLKEFIELLLNQKSVQQVILLSIAPVQHFPLIPGIMRFFLGMHRSILTRELKSLRKNIPGLDFNNFKFEISSEFLASDGIHPSDKGYELMAKETIKSIQKKVIPMESSKRLKN
- a CDS encoding universal stress protein; translation: MKTILVPYDFSKEAGYALDFAKEMAERTQNHLKLFHVIELPTPQSFNSFGEAGAFSNEGSQIFMIELIDKRKKQMAEFEAKYKDQGFSFETKMVFGNPFAGISKEILDAKADIVIMGSKGSSGIEEVLIGSNTEKVVRNSSCPVLTIKSKVSPKDIQKVVFASDFNEVPGDVVARLKTAIATINAELHLVKINTPSIFENTRTSKEKMKAFVEDFEVEAASMEVYNSASEEDGILEYAEDMNADMIAMATHGRTGFLHLLSGSIAEDVVNAAKRPVWTMKSKK
- a CDS encoding methionine aminotransferase, with the protein product MINSKLPQVGTTIFTVMSKLAADNKAINLSQGFPGFDCYPYLQDLVSEYLRKGFNQYAPMSGVEDLKNRLAEKTKILYDIQLNAEEEITVVSGATEALYAAVTAVVRNGDEVILLEPAYDSYAPAVVLNGGVPVYVSLNLPDFSVDWGKVKAAITDKTRLIMVNTPHNPCGYVWTQEDLNTLAELIKDREIYVVSDEVYEHITFDGKKHLSLMTHSLLRERTFVCCSFGKTFHITGWKLGYCLAPKDLTSEFRKIHQFLTFSSCTPMQYALAEYMTEPSRYIYLNEFYQKKRDLFCEGLKNTPFKFTPAQGSFFQLVSYGHLSEESDYELAVRLTKEIGVASIPVSVFYHDQKDHKMLRFCFAKDEEVLEQALGLLSRPLF
- the argS gene encoding arginine--tRNA ligase, whose translation is MNLERQIIYSLEQAFKELFDHQVGEEEISLQPTKKEFEGTFTFVVFPFLKVTKLNPEISGAKIGEYLVSNCAPVNAFNVVKGFLNISVSEASWLEIFKGLYQNKSLGQMPANGQKVMVEYSSPNTNKPLHLGHLRNNFLGYAVSEILKANGYEVIKANLVNDRGIHICKSMVAYRHCGNGETPESSGLKGDHLAGKYYVIFDKEYKKQISDLVGKGHIEEEAKKIAPLILEAQDMLRLWEAGDEEVVSLWKKMNSWVYAGFEATYKKMGVDFDKFYYESDTYLLGKDIVEEGLSKGIFYKKENGSVWVDLSGEGLDEKLVLRADGTSVYITQDMGTCELKYSDFKFDKSVYVVGNEQDYHFDVLFKIMRKLERPYGNGLYHLSYGMVDLPTGKMKSREGTVVDADDLMDEMIATAESHTKELGKIEGFNPEQAKELYEILGMGALKYFLLKVDPKKRMLFNPQESIEFQGNTGPFIQYSHARISSILRKADQIGVDYDPTGFSDLDTLQDAERDLIVILSDFEKKIKQAGEEFSPSQIAQYLFDLAKEYNRFYAELSIFNESDSQVQSFRIALSSLTAKTIKAGMKLLGIKVPDRM
- a CDS encoding 1,4-dihydroxy-2-naphthoate polyprenyltransferase, with translation MEITLSNKKQAWLHAIRLRTLPLALSSILTGSFLAAFYQVFRIEVFVLAALTTVFLQILSNLSNDYGDSVHGADSKDREGPIRAVQSGVISLMEMKRAMILVGSLSLVSGLLLLYVSLEDWKLFFIFLGLGIAAIFAAVSYTSGKNPYGYIGLGDISVFLFFGLLGVIGTYFLHSLSFNPSILMPAVSLGFFSTAVLNINNIRDITSDTKAGKKSIPVRIGRKNAVVYNWLLILGGNVFLLFFALSQQNWGCLTALFILPLMIKVGIGVKNEKISKNLDPYLKKMAVSTLLWVLAFGAGILFF
- a CDS encoding VOC family protein codes for the protein MKQFISRFTLVVRDYDEAIEFYTQKLHFELLEDTAMSETKRWVRIAPPGYQEGNCEILLAKAVGEDQEKSIGNQSGGRVFLFLYTDDFERDYQNLLDKGIRIFREKSVESYGKVAVFKDLYGNLWDLIEPVKPDK
- a CDS encoding APC family permease, with product MESKQKIGWKTAAGLVIANMVGTGVFTSLGFQVMDSQNTWSIILLWMIGGGMALIGALVYAELGTHFKKSGGDYVFLSRIFHPVAGYLYAWISLTVGFSAPIAIAAMAMVQYWEPLIGYNNSLSLGIASILLVSVFHSYSVSQSGTVQNILTTIKLVFVFSLIVIGALWAPGLVESSFDFSSSWTKEIVRPGFAVSMVFVFYAYTGWNSAAYIVEEIDSPRISLPKALISATFLVMLLYVLIQLVLLKHASIEQLSGKVQVATLAFGNLFGQQGVFWVSLFIGIQLIATISGYTWVGPRVTNAMAKEFRFWKPLGKVNSKGVPVRAIWFNTAVSLILMFSGSFEAVLLYAGFVLQLMGTMTIGSSMLLKKAEGFRSPFKPWLSVIYIFFSIWIMVFMLYDRPKESLFGLGIILIGFIVFLFDKKKVSENSTN